The following are from one region of the Neurospora crassa OR74A linkage group III, whole genome shotgun sequence genome:
- a CDS encoding cyclin-dependent protein kinase complex component: MSPNPEHGASAPTDPPAADAEQKSDSSAPATPPPAPVPSADPKLFRQITQSHTGESDQDVDDIYKVSPLAALKLLSAGIETLVSFTGDIPPTPPPRSPTIPHMRGMDAEKQSIVRSNSEKNLARLLQQKSATNSPRRPFSPAPQRHPHPPPSREGHKQSQSIDGVQLRTPNPTPPPGLSSSDAKSALEPYIIVGENSQPLNTQHSAITRKFYSRLPPPISITDYLLRIHQYCPMSTAVYLAASLYIHRLAIIERAIVVTKRNAHRLLLAGIRVAMKALEDLSYPHSKFAKVGGVSETELARLEISFCFLVGFELRVDEEALRGQWEMLKSGVEAWEGVEHDFYGKREVITLRNPPPGREGMQAEAAAEA; the protein is encoded by the coding sequence ATGTCACCCAATCCCGAACACGGGGCTTCGGCACCTACCGACCCTCcggctgctgatgctgaacAAAAGTCCGACTCAAGCGCCCCGgcaactcctcctccggcacCCGTCCCTTCAGCCGACCCAAAGCTCTTCCGACAAATAACACAATCACACACCGGCGAGTCCGACCAAGATGTTGACGATATCTACAAAGTCTCCCCCTTAGCCGCCCTCAAGCTCCTCAGCGCCGGCATCGAGACCCTCGTTTCCTTCACAGGCGATATCCCGCCCACGCCGCCCCCACGATCCCCAACCATCCCCCATATGCGTGGCATGGACGCCGAAAAACAAAGCATAGTACGGTCTAATTCCGAGAAGAACTTGGCCAGGCTTTTGCAGCAAAAGAGCGCGACCAATTCTCCACGGAGACCGTTCAGCCCGGCACCACAACGGCACCCGCATCCACCTCCTTCGAGAGAAGGGCACAAACAATCCCAGTCAATAGACGGCGTCCAACTCCGCAcccccaacccaaccccACCGCCTGGTCTCTCGTCTAGCGACGCAAAGTCGGCCCTTGAACCCTACATCATCGTCGGCGAGAACTCCCAACCGCTCAACACCCAACACTCGGCCATAACCCGCAAGTTCTACTCGCGACTGCCTCCCCCGATCTCCATTACCGACTACCTCCTGCGCATCCACCAATACTGCCCCATGTCCACGGCCGTCTACCTCGCAGCTTCTCTATACATCCACCGCCTGGCTATTATCGAGCGCGCCATCGTCGTCACCAAGCGCAATGCGCATCGCCTACTTTTGGCAGGCATACGAGTCGCCATGAAAGCCTTGGAAGATCTGAGCTATCCGCACTCCAAGTTTGCCAAAGTAGGCGGAGTTAGCGAGACAGAGCTGGCGAGGTTAGAGATCAGTTTCTGCTTCCTGGTCGGGTTTGAGCTGAGAGTGGACGAGGAGGCGCTGAGAGGCCAGTGGGAGATGTTAAAATCTGGTGTCGAGGCGTGGGAAGGGGTGGAGCACGACTTTTATGGGAAACGAGAGGTGATTACATTGAGGAATCCGCCCccggggagggaggggatgcAGGCGGAAGCTGCCGCCGAGGCGTGA
- a CDS encoding acetolactate synthase produces MSSQPPPLTQPTTSSSSSSSDMYTTSFAFFEALFAAGVSHVFVNLGSDHPSIIEAMVRGKASPSTFPRIITCPNEMVAMSMADGYARLTGQPQAIIVHVDVGTQGLGAAVHNSSAGRAPVLVFAGISPITIEGELRGSRTEYIHWIQDVPDQKQIVGQYCRYAAELKTGVNVKQMVNRALQFAKSQPQGPVYLCGSREVMEMEIPKYELNQAHWKPVELGGLSKGAVQEMAGALAGAKKPLVVTGYAGRNHAIPPALVELANTVKGLRVLDTGGSDMCFPADHPGWLGLRFGNDQSVAEADVILVLDCDVPWIPTLMKPRKDARVFHVDVDPLKQVMPVFYLEAEARYRADPLTAVEQLTEKLKTDEELKKQLQSEEREKRWKELQAQHRQKLEEIAERAKPLENGEYGTGHLCRRLRALCPEDTIWAIEAVTNTLFVHDNIQPTLPGSWINCGGGGLGWSGGGALGIKLATEVEAKAKRGKGKFVVQIVGDGTFLFSVPGSVYWISKRYGIPVLTIVLNNKGWNAPRRSLLLVHPDGLGSKASNADINIEFSPSPDYAGIAKAAAGGDLFAARIDNTADLDRVLKEAIAAVEGGQSAVLDCKVAMGS; encoded by the exons atgtcctcccaacctccacccctcacccaacccaccacctcttcttcttcttcttcatccgaCATGTACACCacctccttcgccttcttcgaAGCCCTCTTCGCCGCCGGCGTCTCCCATGTCTTTGTCAACCTGGGCTCCGACCACCCGTCCATCATCGAAGCCATGGTCCGCGGCAAggcctccccctccaccttTCCGCGCATCATCACCTGCCCCAACGAAATGGTAGCCATGTCTATGGCGGATGGGTACGCACGTTTGACGGGTCAACCACAGGCAATTATTGTGCATGTCGATGTTGGCACGCAGGGGCTGGGTGCTGCTGTTCACAACTCCAGTGCGGGAAGGGCTCCCGTTTTGGTGTTTGCGGGCATCAGTCCGATTACGATCGAGGGAGAGCTGAGAGGGTCAAGGACCGAGTATATCCATTGGATCCAGGACGTTCCAGACCAGAAACAGATTGTGGGGCAGTATTGTCGGTATGCGGCGGAACTGAAGACGGGAGTGAATGTCAAGCAAATGGTCAATAGAGCGTTGCAGTTTGCCAAGAGTCAACCGCAGGGGCCGGTGTACTTGTGTGGAAGCAGGGAggtgatggagatggagatccCCAAGTATGAGCTGAACCAGGCACACTGGAAGCCGGTGGAGCTAGGGGGTTTGTCTAAGGGGGCAGTGCAGGAGATGGCGGGTGCGTTGGCGGGAGCTAAGAAGCCGCTTGTGGTGACGGGGTATGCGGGCAGAAATCATGCTATCCCGCCGGCACTGGTTGAACTCGCCAACACGGTCAAGGGATTGAGGGTGTTGGATACGGGTGGTAGTGACATGTGTTTCCCTGCTGATCATCCGGGCTGGTTGGGGTTGAGATTTGGCAACGATCAGTCTGTGGCGGAGGCGGATGTCATTCTCGTGCTGGACTGTGATGTGCCATGGATCCCGACACTGATGAAGCCCAGAAAGGACGCGAGAGTCTTCCATGTTGATGTGGACCCCTTGAAGCAGGTCATGCCCGTGTTCTACCTGGAGGCGGAAGCGAGGTACAGGGCTGATCCGTTGACGGCTGTGGAGCAGCTGACGGAGAAGCTAAAGACTGAtgaggagttgaagaagcAGTTGCAGAGTGAAGAGCGCgagaagaggtggaaggaGCTCCAGGCCCAACACAGGCAGAAGCTGGAGGAAATTGCCGAAAGAGCAAAGCCCCTGGAAAACGGAGAGTATGGCACTGGTCACCTGTGCAGGCGGTTGAGGGCTTTGTGCCCCGAGGATACCATCTGGGCTATTGAGGCTGTTACCAACACTCTGTTTGTGCACGATAACATCCAGCCTACGCTGCCGGGGTCGTGGATCAActgcggtggtggtggtctcgGCTGGTCTGGCGGTGGTGCCCTCGGTATCAAGCTGGCCACGGAGGTggaggccaaggccaagagaGGAAAGGGTAAGTTTGTCGTGCAGATTGTGGGCGACGGAACGTTCCTGTTCTCGGTGCCGGGAAGTGTATACTGGATCTCCAAGAGATACGGCATTCCCGTCCTGACCATTGTTCTGAACAACAAGG GTTGGAACGCCCCCCGTCGGTCGCTACTCTTGGTCCACCCCGACGGACTCGGATCCAAGGCTTCCAATGCCGACATCAATATTGAGTTCAGCCCATCGCCTGATTATGCGGGCATCGCCAAGGCGGCTGCGGGTGGTGATTTGTTTGCCGCTAGGATTGACAACACGGCGGATCTAGATCGGGTGTTGAAGGAAGCCATTGCCGCGGTGGAGGGGGGCCAGAGTGCCGTGTTGGACTGCAAGGTGGCCATGGGATCTTAG
- the con-6 gene encoding conidiation-specific protein 6, producing the protein MSDFENKNPNNVLGGHKATLHNPNVSEEAKEHSKKVLENAGEAYDESSSGKTTTDDGDKNPGNVAGGYKATLNNPKVSDEAKEHAKKKLDGLE; encoded by the exons ATGTCCGACTTCGAGAACAAGAACCCCAACAACGTCCTTGGCGGACACAAGGCCACCCTTCACAACCCTA ATGTTTCCGAGGAAGCCAAGGAGCACTCCAAGAAGGTGCTTGAAAACGCCGGCGAGGCCTACGATGAGTCTTCTTCGGGCAAGACCACCaccgacgacggcgacaagaACCCCGGAAACGTTGCGGGAGGATACAAGGCCAccctcaacaaccccaaaGTGTCcgacgaggccaaggagcacgccaagaagaagcttgACGGCCTCGAGTAA